The genome window CTTGTACCCTACAAAATCCCATCACCCCTATTTGGGTGGGTCCAGAAAAACGTTCTTTGGTGCAGGCAGGCCCTGTGTGAGTTAAGCAAAATGGTTGATCctattttgcttttctctttgggACCCTGTACAGCCAATCTCTCTCCTCAGGGAAACCACTTGAGTAAACGTGTAAAGAGATTCTAAGGGCAAAATTCCAGCCCAGAGAAAGAGCCTCACCCAGACTGTTCTGGAGGCGACGCAGTCCCTGTGGAAAGCTATCGTTTAAGGTTGTATGGCTATGTGAATACTGTGAATTACTTTGCCTTTATCATTAACATTTAACCcattagccgccccgagtagacgtcgtctagaggggcgggggtaAAAAtcgaagaaataaataaataaatgttattatcCGTATCGGAAAATTCCCAGTTTGCAAAAGATAACAGTGCTAGGATTTCAAGTAATAGGCTTTTATTTAGGTCCCAACAAGCTTTTTTTCTGACAAGTGGTTCAAAACACAACTAAATTTCCTGGATGAGTAAGTACAAGACTTGACGGAAGCCCAAAAGACCTTCATTTTGTGCAGCTTGTTAACGGGAGAAACATTCTTCACTCTTCAGAAGTCTGGACGGTCCTTCTTCAGTTTGCTGTAGTCTGTCTGAATGGTAACCATCTAGAAAAGGGAAGAGTTGTCAGAGTGAAGACCACGCTGGTATGGCAGTTACAGTAAGGCACGAAGTAGGTACACAAACCAACTCTAGAGGGAACAATTTCACATCAACTTTGGAAGTGCCAGTCCTGCATGTGGGTGAGAGAGAGGGGAGGgtctcctgtcttcttctgggcccaaggtccggtgggccagataggcggggtataaattaaataaataaataaaataaatttatgacATATGTATGAACTAATTAGTATACACTTCAAACTgatatagggagaatagaggggttaacgaggctggaatctttgactccaaagggAGGTGGGGGTACTTCAAATAGAGGGGTTAGCGAGTTTTTTCTTTCCGTATGCGTAGTctggttttttctttctgtttttgtctttttcttatccttttccttttttttagtgttttatggttttttgtatgtcagaaattattaataaaaaaagagagagaggagagggtcTGCTTTCTCACACTGCAGGGCTCACCCCCGCCCAGCCCCCAAATGGCTGCAGTAAGGAATGTGTGGCAGACAGGGCTGTGGAATAGCTCTAAGGAAGGCCACCCCACTCACTTTTTTCTAGCCCAGTAAAAGGAAGAGATCGGGGGGTGCCCACAGATTCGGCAGGCTGGCCTATCATCGCCTCACCCTGCAGTCTTTTCCACGGAGGATGAGCTATCTGGCATAAAATGAAACCCCGGAAGGAAATTTAAAAGCCACCCCTCCGCCCCAAGTCTGAGGAATGTTAAGATTCAAGCATCGTGAAACTGAGCATTTTGTAAATTCCCAGGATTAAGTCATTTCAAAGCAGCAGATTTTGGAAGACCCCTGGTTTGTAGACTTCAGGACTCCCAGCGTGTGGTTTAGTATGTTTTAAAtccatcccggggggggggcagagggaatCTTCAGGGAGTCCCAAGCCATGGGTAAGGGACCTGCAGTCCATGCAAAACAGATGAAGGCCCACAGCCGTCCATCCACACATTTGAAAGCTGAACTTTCGTGTCCTACAAATAAAGGCCATTCAACCAATTCTCCCCAGAAAAGCTGCATATCTTCAATCCCATGGGTGATGGAGAGACTCCAGTTTCAACATCTTATGCATGCCAGGACTGCTGAAGGCCAAGACAACAGTAAAGAGTCAgacggcagcccccccccagatatATGACACTTTCCATTTTAATGGGTAGGGCCAGCTTCTGCGGACAGAAGTGCGTGACTGTGCTCTCAAATTATTCTGAATATTCACATCTCCAGCACAATACTTGGTGCCTTCGTTCACCCCACATTTCACTGGACCTAAAAAGCCACACAGTCCATCGGGAGCTCCAGGGCCCTGTCAACTATTGGGCCCCTGGAAAGCAAACCCCACTTCACCTTTGGCAGTAGGACCACAGGCGTATGACAAAGGATCCGTTTTATAGGTAGAAGATCCAGAGTCCATAAAATCATaggatcatggagttggaaggggcctaataaggccatcgagtcccaccccctgctcaaggcaggaacccaaatcagagcagatctgacagagagcAGTCCTGTTCTCTCTTGAAGGCCTTGACCAATGTTTTTGCCAAAGGTCCGCCTAACGGCAAGATGTTCCTTTGTGGCCCTGTTCCCAAGACTGCATACAACGATGTTCCTTCTATAGAAATTTTAACAACATCCCCAGAGGTCTACATAGAAATAGTTGATGAAAGAAGACACACAAGGATGGTGCACGGTTGTGTTGCGAGAGGAACTACCTTTGAAGCAGGTCTCCTTCCTCACGCTCAGCTGAAAAAGGGCACTTTATaagttttctttatattttttcaaTTGATTGTATGAAAGTTATGATCCAGGTTGACTACACAAAGTAAATAAACACCTAATCAGAATACCAAGTCAACTCAACAGGACTGGGCTTTCTGTCTTCCCAAACTGTTAAAGTGACTTTCTTGAACACCAAAGTTATGTTTACGTTGCAAGAGTTTGTTAAGTTTGTCCAGAACACATTACTAAACACAGTACTTGGCTTTAATGAGGTCACCAGTTCTCCTTTCTTCTGCTCACATGCCTACGGCTTCTTTTAGTAACAGGAGGCAGGATGCCAGTTTTTATACAAAGCCAAATATGGGAGAAACCAATCTTTTTGTTTCCCTGGCAGACAAGCTGGGGTGCTGCAAATACATCAGGCCAAGAGCAGCCGACATCTGTTGCAAATTTCCAGGAGAGTCAGTGTATAAATTTGGAAACCTTCTGTCCGAGAGGCAAAATATCAGAGCTGAAGTGTAAACAATTTACTCAGAAACTCAAAAGAGGCCGTCTTTGTAACATACTCGACTGTCGGCAGGCCCCGCCTGCAGGGGTTCTGCAAGACCAGATGAGAGTCAAGGCACAGAGGCTGGTTATATTCCTCTGCATGACACCTGTGTATGCGTGTTCCTTACAGCTTTGCCTCAACAGGTGCTTTCTGTTGTTCAAATCTCTAAAGGTGACACCAGCATCCTGGAGTTGCCTGAGTCACTATTACCATGTCAGAAGATGACACAACAGCATCATCCGGGGAAGCTCAAAGATGAGCAAAAGGTCTCAATGCAGTTCTGCCCCCATACCTTCTCCCatccagttctgccagagacactcgttctagccagacCGGGCGACTGAGGGGCccaacgccgagagaggccccgaaggaaagaacgaggaactgggccttctcggcagtggcccctcacctttggaataacttgcccatggagatccgcctggctccctctctgggtgtctttagaagtaaacttaagacatggctactcgggcaggctttccctccaagctgcatttttacatgctttcgaacggctaggttggtggGACCTGGGGCAAGTGAAGGGAGCTCCCTCcactgcgtggattcgatcttacgatggctggtcttccgaccttgcagcccagaggcttctgcggttttacccgtggcgccaccacgtccctataggcactgtagcccttgttaaataatgtctcccttgaccttttggagcaggaATCCAGCCCTTTGGGGGAGAGAAacaagcctctgctttctgagaagggatgatcTGACCCTATTAAAaaggcctttttatgcaaatatgggggAGACAAAGGggacaaaaacatgaaaaaagccTCAGATTCACTAGTTAACAGGTTAATCAGAACCATCAGCCTTATTAGGCAATTCCCACCATACCTTGTACTGGTAAGTAGGCGGGAGTTTGTTCCAAGGCTCGGGGTTTTCCTTTTTGCTCCATCTACGTgaagaaatgcaacaaaacaaagaGGCAGCAGTTACTATACAGATCCATTACAAGAGGGAAACGACACAGAGAGTAAAAACCCAGGGGCGCAGCCTGGCCTTCCTGCCATCTGGTGCTCTCCATTTTCAGGTTCAAACtcattttaaaactggcttttatGGTGTTCTTGATCTGTTTTAAAGAACACAAACttttcaaaatggttttaaaatgtagttctctctctctcttttttaaggaaTGTTTTACATCTGTTTTTGTCACGGTTGCACATTTTGTTCAGTGCCCAAACAGGTTGAGAAGTGATCAATATTTTTGAAGTAATAAAACAACAGTGATCAGTCTCAGCCAGCATAACTGAGGGTCTAGAATATTTCAAAATGTCTGGAAGGCACCAATTCAGGGGAAGACTGGCGTAATGGCTGACCATGTGATCTCTCAAAGCTTTCGTCAGCATAACAACGGCAACCTGGCTGAACAGATCAATGGGTCTGGAGttgttcagttctccactgtgcctcccaggagaaaagcccaTTCTGTGAAGGCTTGGGCAAACTGCAGGGTCCCAGGGAGGCCCCAGAAGAAGATGAGAAGGGGAAACCATTTCCGAGTCCTCTCTGCCCCAGAAAATCCCGCCAAGGGTCATCTTCAGTTGAAATCAAGTTGACATCACATAGCATTTTTAACCACTTGCAGCCCTCAATAGAGGCCTGAATTTTCTTAAAATACACAGCTGTTATGTAATCTGGACCACAATATTAACAGCAGCATTTGAAACATGACTTtcaaaaacagttctggagtgcACTAATAACAACCATGTTTAGCAAATGCCTTACGCATTACTTATGCATTACACATACATGGCCCGCCAcctgcatgcatgggtgcccctCCACCCACTAGCGCACCCTGCCCCTTTTGTGCATGCGTGTGAGCACATTCCGCCTGTTTGTGCATGCACCCGAGCACTCCACGCACGAGCGCACTCCCAACCAGTCcatgactcagaaaaggttggggaccactgctttaagctaTCTGATTTTTTCAGCTACAATAATATGACGGAAATGTTACATCTGAAGAACTACAGTGCTTAGATGGAGGACGTGCTATCCAGACTTGGTATCAAGAGCACAGCCATCTTTTATTCGGGAGGTGCTGTTAAGCAGGCAGACCTTACAAGGAGTGCTACTTACGTGTAGTCAGGGCATCGAGCACCAACACGGAAAAGGAACATCAAGGAGCCTGACACAGTGACCCCAAGTAGGACGAAGAGAGGAAGCAACTGTAAGAAAAACAGAACGTTCTGACATTGTAAGACACACCCCAAACCAGGGACAATCTCTTACAATGTGCTGAGACCACCGATTCAGTGACACGGAGACATTTTCTCCTAAATCCTCCACTACAATCTGcgatataatttttaaatttttcaccCATGAGCTGCCAGAATGAAGCACATTATTTAAATACAATCCAAATGAAAACCTCCATGATGTGAAAGATTGCAGGCCACAAGTGGAGAAAAATAGCAAAGTTAAGTCGGTGACATGGGTTTCATTGACCTTCCTTAGGTGGGCAGGGGGTTCCCAGGGATTTCCACAAATTCTTTCCAACCAGCCACAAAAGTGGGCCCAGAGAACCACGAATGCACCAGACCTTTCGGCCCTTCTCCAATTGTGGACTcgtgaaacaaaagcaaagcgtACTGCCTCTATACTGCCCTACAGCCCATAAAGGACTCCCTGGGTAGttcacaattttaattatgcaggctatgcattgctCTCCCTCACCCCCAGCGACCTGGGTGCTCAATTTGCCAAGGAAAGACAAAAGGccgagtgaacctcaagccagctacctgagccgaCTGGTATCGAAtgcaggttgtgagcagttttggctgcagtttgcACAAGGCTCCGTAGAGTGGCTGCAACCTGTAACTGATGCACAAACATGCATATGATCTCCAGCATGGTTGACATCATGGGGGTTTTCCTCTTGATTGCATATAAATAACTTGCCACATTCTGCCAGCTTGTGTAGCAAACATTTTCAAGGTCACAGATTCTTCTTATTCATAGGAGCAGCTGTTCTGAAGGTCCTTGGTCTGTGGACACCTTCTGTCCTGTAGGTTTGTGCTCCATGACTGCTTCACATGCCAAGAGCTTTTTCAAGCCAGCTTCCAGGCTGTTAAACCAGCCTTTTAAATCACCCATTGCCATGTTTACTCTGCAAACACATCGTGATGCACAGTCTAGCTGTCGACTGAGGTTCACAGTTAATGCACCCACAACGTAGCGCCTCTAGAGCAGCGGTTCTCTTCCTTGGGTCAACCAGGTGTtcctggacaacaactcccagaaatactggccagcatagctagcggtgaaggcttctgggagtccaagaatatctggggaccccagggacTTAAGAGCCACCGCTCTGGATGTTCTGTACTGAGAGAGACCCATCAGCAGCTCTGGCTAGATGACCAATAGTGAGGGATCACACACTGCTGTCCAAAACTCTTACAGGCAGGGGTTAAGGGTTTTCCAGAAAAAGTAGAACTGGGAAATTTTAGTTAAATAGAATATGAAACTAATGGTactgaaactgatttttttcaacTTGAAATGGAATCAGAAAGCAGTGCAGGAGGAGGGAGGCCAAGGGCACAACAGTTACACCTCAGCGAAAGAGAGATGGCACATCTCAAATCTGTGTCTTACAAAAAGCTGCTTTTTCATCAGTAATCCATTTTTAACTATAAAAGTGTATTGTATTCTCTTTACaagattaaaaatactgtattacaaTGAAAGAATTTCCCCATAAAGCTTTGAATGTGCTGGAATACAACTTAAAGCCAAGCATGCTAAGTCAGCTACAATTACTTAGAGAGCATCAAAATATTTCTTGGCAAATTCCACACTCAAAAGCTTTATGTGGAATTTCTATTACTGGAATATTTATAATAACATAAACAGAACACCCCATACTTTCCTTTATATTTAACAAAACAATAAGTGTTCCTGAAAGggcccttaaaaaaaaagggagcacATCTGAAGAGAGCTTTATCTGATGCATCTAGGAAGAGGCTGCCacacatcttttattttatttattgtatttataccccacctatctagtcatttcgatcaCTCTAGGCATCTTACTACATAAAGGATAACATCCCCCATGATGGGCAAGCCAACACTAGGGTTTATCAACGCTTATCTTTTCAGAAGAGTCACTTATAGAAATTCTGAAAATGATGAGAATGATATCCTGTGTTTAGCCCCTCTAACAAGTCCAACTGGAGCACAGCAGACCAAACAACGGTAGGTAAACGTAGATTATTGGGCGTGGACATTTTTCTACAGAGAAATGTAATGGAAAATGTTTCCACCCCACCTCTCTTCTTAAGAGGGCACaagggtggtggggaaggcttagAAGCAGCCTGCATTCCAGGGGTGGCCAGACTTCAAGCCTGCCGGATCTTTACTTTCTTTACCAGAATCCCACCATCCAGCAAACGAAGCCCAAGGCCAAAAGCATACCCACTAAGAGGTAGCACACGCTCTGAGCCTGGGAATTTGTTTTGGAGCAGGGAGAAGGGGAAATAAGGGTCCCTCGTCCCTCTTTCTCCACACCAGAAATCAACTCCCAGTGACATCAAACCTCCTTTGTTTTAACCAGAGGTATTTATTACTCAGGGTGTAGGCCTGACAGGTTGTTCTGCTACCAGGAGGAACCTTGCATTTCCTGGAGGAAGGACTTAATGCGCTTCCTGATTTAATGCAAATCGCTGGAGATACCCAACAATGAACTGACTCTACCTTGAGTCTCCCTTGGAAAGGAGCGAAGGCTCCTCTTGCCCCCACCGGGCCTGCCATTTAAGGCAAAGGGAGGCCACCTCCTGATCTCCCATCCTTCCCAAAGCCGCCAGCGACCCCCTTCGGCCTTGCACCTTCTTCCTTTGCCCCGCGAAGGCGGCAAACAGCAGGACAGACCGGGGGGGGGCTGGTGGCCGGACAGGgacccctttcctccccccccaaccaggGTGGCTCCTATTTAAATCAAACCAATGAAACCGAACGCCATGACCGACTGAAATCCCCTTCCCTGACCGATGGTTTCCATTCCACGACCCGTTCATTCCGTTCAATGAGGGACCAGCCTAATCCATTTGATTCAACCACGATTTAAATCAcagtgagaattttaaaaaaaggatttgggggggggggtgtcacgaCATTAGTCCATTTTTAGGAGAGACTGGGCTCCTGGACTGAGTAACGGACGGGCATCCAAACCTTCCAGCCCGAAGGGTAGTAAGAAATGaaacttcccccccttccccggttgggaagttatttttttaaaaacacacacagagccccCCCCGAAAGGCTCCGCGTCCTCCCACGCCCCCCCCACGGCCCCTTGGGCGTTTACACCGCTCGACAGCaaagggggggcgggggagggagatGTGGGGAAGGCCGAGAAGGCCGTTACATTCGcgggagaagttccttttttttcgCGCCCCCTGGCagcggtgggggaggggaggccctGCTCGAAGCGCGGCCCGTCACTCACGCTCGGGGTCCGCTTCAACTGGGCGGAGATGAAGTTGAACATCGTGGCCGGAAAACGCCCGGCGGGGAACCCGAGAAGCAGCGGCGACCTTCCCCGTCAGCGACTCTTCTGGTCTCTAACCTCCGCCACCGGAAGCCCAGCGTCGCTTCAGGGCCCCGCCCCGGAAGCCTCGTGGGGGGCCTTTCGGGCCTGTCCGTCACCAGGCCTGCCCGGAGTGCGACCTCCCACCCTCTCTTTTTTACCACCTCTTGGCCCCCATCCTTTTTTCGCAGCTGTGCTTTTCAAAATCAGTTCCAGGGCGATTTCTGAGGGGCAACCATTCCACTTCTCGCCCGGAGTCGTCTCTACGGAAATGCAGGCAACACGTTGGACGCCTAGAAACGGCGGCGGGGCTTGAGGCCCCTAGGCAGAGGCGGTTGGTTGGGGGAGGAACGTTGTGAAGAAGTCCTGGCATGACAGGCGGGCGGAGCTGTCCATCACGGTCACCGGGCGGGCCTACGGGGGCTGTTCTCACTGAGGGGAATTTGGCGCCCGGCGTCGTCTCTGAAGGGAGACGTCACGAATGGGGCAACTTTTTATCGTCCCATACTCCAAAATCACtacaaatagaaaaataaaacaatacatttcCCCGCTGAGAGTATTAAAGGCCGTCCTCTTCATCCTTTTTCGGGCTTTTttggtccttcccccccccctttggggttTTGCCTATTTTAAAATGTCGATTTCGTTTTTCACTTTATTTAGCATTATATATTGTCAttgctggacacacacacacacacacacacacacacacacacacacacacacagagtgaccCTCGGTCGGATGGACggtatagaaaacaaacaaatagtccTGGTGACAATTCACAGTCGTGACACCTCACAAACCCCTCAGAACAAAAACGGTAACATTTTAAAAacgaatttttttaaaaaaaaagatgttggcTCCTTAAAGATGAACTGCATAAGcttctacctacgaacagcgctgATCATCAAAATCAGCCAAATTTTTCACAACCAACCACACTCTCTATTTTGATCGCCATACCATGACgctctgtataaatatttgccatgttgtggctcctcttatgtctgatgaagtggcctCGTTCACGAAAGCTCACGAAacgatagagagagagagagagggagcgagggagggagggattgatATCTATCAGTTTAGTTTTTCAGGTGTgcccacttcttcttcttcttcttattattattattattattcttattcttattcttattcttattcttattcttattattattattattattattattattattattattattttgtttttactctcTTAATGCTGGCACAATGTGacacggctaccccttctacaactgctctgttttaatgtgagctttcgtgccTCGAGTCCCCTTCGTCAGCCATGACAGTGGGACTGCAGAGCTGATATTTATTCGTTGGGACGTGACCCCTGATCGGAGACTGTGTTTAGGCACAAGTTGTTGACCTGGCAAGAACCTCGGAGACCGACCCCCTCGGGATCGTCAGTTCCCTTCTCGGGAAGCATCCTCCTGGAAAGTGTGATGATGACTGGGGGCAGAATTAATCCCAGGCCATGCACAAAGGCACACCTGAAAAACTGAACTGATAGATATCCACCCCTCCATCCCTCCAACTCAAAGAATTTCTACTTGGTTAGGGAAATAtagcagttactctttaaggCTTTTTAATTGCAGCAAAAGCTACAGGGAGTAGGAGACACACTGGCAAAGacctcattccttccttccttccttccttccttccttccttccttcctctctggaactccctgccactggaggcaaCTGGTCCCCTCTTGGCTGTACTTCCACAAGCAGatcaagacctttctcttcaaacaagctttcc of Pogona vitticeps strain Pit_001003342236 chromosome 6, PviZW2.1, whole genome shotgun sequence contains these proteins:
- the LOC110082606 gene encoding cytochrome c oxidase subunit NDUFA4, translating into MFNFISAQLKRTPSLLPLFVLLGVTVSGSLMFLFRVGARCPDYTWSKKENPEPWNKLPPTYQYKMVTIQTDYSKLKKDRPDF